The sequence GCCTACACTGTGAAACCTGGTCACAGTGATGGGTCAGGCCTCCCTCAGCTGGAGGACGGTGGAAACCATTATGGATGGATATTTACGACGGGCCACTCACTCACTTTTGCAGTTCAGGGGATGAACCCAGAGCCCACACCCCAGCCCAGACTCCTCCTAATGGACAGCAGCTTGTCTGTGCAGAGTCCTATCACAACAGCCACACCCTGCTCTCCATGAGAGCTGACCACAGGCAGtttgtccaggaagagtcctctGAGCAAGGCAATGCCCAAGGGGAGGGCCATGGAGGTTTCATGGAGAGAAGGTCCCAGAGTAGAGAGACACCAGATGTGGCAGCTTCTCAGCCCATTTCAGGGAAGCTAACACTGAGCCACagcctggtcctcaagccttctCTAGCTCATCGTGCTGGAAGCTGCCTCGCTCTTTCCCAGGGGGATGGCACTcatgtctcctcctcttcctagaccaccacagcccagcccagtGCTATCTGCCTTTCCCCAAGAAGGCATAGATGcttgaaacaacaaaaacaagcattTCAAAACCATCACACCCCAAACATGAAGGTTTTAAGTTCTTgatggaaagaaaatggaagtaaCTTGTTAAGACCAAATCTGTTGCTTGATGAAGCTTCAGTTTGGAAAGATGAACAGGTCAAGAGCAGTAGTGATGGTTTGAACGTGTACGTACTGATGCTACTGGTCTGCTCATGAAAACCCTTATGTGTATGATGAACATCTATCTCTATAATCTTCCACTGTGTAGGGTGGTCTAGGGACCTCATGTCTGGTTTTTCTCAAACGGCACAAGGACCTGAGCATCCTTGCCCAGCTTTCTCCCTGCTGCACCTGTCGGGCAGGCTTGGCCAGGGTTACTAGGTTACAGCCATGGTTTCATCTTTCCCAGGGATCTAGCCATCGTAGATTTAGCTCACTgaggtcattttatttttatctcactgTCTTAAATCAGTTCCAGCTGTGAGCACTGGTAGGATTTTTATACCTGGACTTACACACTTTGGGGTACTTGCTGTTGTTCTAGATAACACTAAGGAGTATTGCAAAGCAATCCAATAGAGTCTTATTAGAGGGGTTCACTTCTCCACAACACAGGTTTATCTGTGTCTGCACATCAGTGACCCATCAACTCCCATGGGGTAGGGAAGATATTTGTTTCCTTCTGTACACCCAGCACTGTACACCAGCAGAAACAGGGAGTCTGGCCTTCCAGCAGGCAGCACTCACTGCGTCCTACTAACCTGGTCCCCACTGACCTGGTCCCCCTGAGACAGTACCTCACCACATCCCACTGATGTGGGATGCAGGCAGCACCTTGTCATGCCCCACTGACCTGGTCCCCCCGAGACAGCACCTCaccacatcccacagcaccttgcCATGCCCCACTGACCTGGTCTGATACATTGTACCAGTCATAATCAAAGGAGTGGACATTCTTGATCTGAGAAAATGACAAGATGAACAGGTTGTAGCAGGCCCTCGAAGCGTAGAGCAAGATGACGGTGACGCCGATGGCAGTCACCTGACACACCGATGAACCCTGGAAGACAAAGCGACAGGGATGGGCCACTGCAGATGCAccagccccttccttcccctgctcTCACCCAGGAAGCCTTGATAACTGAGAGCCTTGGCGGGTGGCCAGTTCTGCCAGAGCACTGCACTCCAGGCCTTGCTACATCTGCACCCTTTCCTCTCAGATTTCCGTTACCTCCACCTAAAACTGGAGACTGGGAAGATGCCGCTAAGAGGATTAACTACGGGCCTTTCCCCGAGGCCTTTGGGTGTACGTGTGTCTCATAGTGTCTTCCTCGATCGCACTCTACCCtgtttctgagaaagggtctcactgtccctggagcttgctgatcctcctgtctcctctgctgAGCACTGGCATCACGAGCACATGATGTTGCGCTCCGGTCCTAATGCGGCTTCTGGCGGGATCGGAGCCAGTCCCTTGTGTTTGTACCTTACTGGCTGAGGCACTGCCCCGGCCTACAAGGCCGCGATCTTAAGAGCCAGAATGTCAAAAGGCTCATGAGATCTCTTAAGTCCCACTGTTCAGTAACAAGATCCTGGCTGATTGCCTCGTACAGCCCGCAAGCCCTAGTCAGGATGCATACAGCCTTGTTCAAAGTCTAGAACCTTCTAGGATGGGAGCACAGGACTCCTGCTTGGTCTCTGGGATGGGGTCACTTGAGTATCTGCGGCTTATCCCTCTTTATGAAGCTTTATCAGTTTCTGCAGACAGTTAAAGGACTCCCCAGCTAGCTAACAGAACCAAAGGAAAGCGGAGCTGACTTGCGTCCTGTGCGGAGGAGTCATTAACTAAATCAAAGTATCATCCATATTGTCACAGGGGTCAGCTAATATCTGACAGTCTATGATTTAATCCTTCCTTTTAAAAGCTACACTTTTATTTCACAAAATTTTACTCATAACTCATGTATTAGAGGTAAGATAATAACCTTTATGGCAAAAATTAAGTGTAAAATTCATCAaaatttacaaatgaaagaacTGGCCCAGCTAAGGTGTAGGGTTTTCATGAATCCAGCTGAATCACTGGGTGCCCTGTGAGAGCTGGAGACAGATTTTCATCTCCTGACCAATTCTCAAGACAACACGGCAGGAGCCCAGCTGCCTTGCAGTCTTCAGGCCAAAGTCCCAGAGGAAGGCAATAGCAGGTCTGTCACAGGGCAGCAGGCTCTGGAGTAATCACAATCTCTTCACAATGACAGGGCCAGGCCACAGGAGTGATGAGGGTAAGGATGGAGGTGAGGGGCCAGGCCCCTGGCTATCCAGGACCAAGGGCTGGGAACATTCCTACCAACAAGGAGAGGCTGAATCTGGGTCACCACAGAGACACAACAGGTATTGGAAGGCCATGAGCCCTGGCCCTCACTCCCTGACCTAGGACAAGCTTCCTGACCTCTCTGGGCATGGCTGTTTCCTTATCCATTACGTGGGGATTTAACACACTACCCACTCCCATGGAGATGGGAGGCTGACATTAGCTCAGGCACTAAAAATGCTCAAGTCGGGCCTGGAGGTGTCAGCCCATAATCCCAGCTACAGCGGTGGtagctgaagtaggaggatcacaagttaaGTCCAgcccgagttcaaggccagcctaggcaacatggtgagaccctgtcctaaaatgatttgttttttaaaggctggGGAATAGAGCTGAGTGGTACAGATGTTGCCTAACACACAagaggctctgagtttgattccatTACCCTCTCCCAAAAAGGTGTTTATCAAGGGGCCAGGAACATAGTCAACACTGGACACATGCTTGCTATTAGTGTTGTTTGTACAGCTATCCTACTAGACAGATAAGATGTGGTTCCGCCAGGCCTAATGGCACATTCCTCTAATCCTAACGACTCAGAAGCCTAAGGTGggaggatcacgagtttgaggctagcctgtgctgaattcaaagccagcctgggcaacttacaaagaccttgtctccaaataaaaatTTTTCCAATGTGCAGGGCTACAACTCAGTGGttgatgcttgcctagcatgcatgggcCTTGGCTTTGATCTCCAGTGCCACAAAAATAAGTCAACAGTTAAACACATGTCGTTCTGAACCAGACTGAACTTTCCCAGAGACTTCACTACCTAGCATATGCTAAGTCACCCAGAAATAAAGTTCACACGAAGTTCAGTGAGCCACAGGGTGAGCAAGACCTGCTGTGTCCTAAGTGCAAACCAGGAAGCCATTTTCAGGGTAAGGAATTCGACCCCATTCCCACGTTACCTTTGACTCCAGGTAGATGTTGGCCAGGGACATCTTGGAGATTTTGTAGaggcagatggagagagagatggcacACAGCACGAAGAGTGTGTCATTGATGGCCACTCTCACAGAGACGATGACCTTCCTCTCCCAGGTTCCTGTCTTCACCAGCACAGCACAGGTCAGATTCACCAGCAGGAAAACAAGGCTGATGAACAGTGAGGCCAGGTAGAGGGGTAACCTGGGGAAGACCAGACACACCACAATCTGTTACTTCATATTAGCTACACATTCTGGGTCACAGAATCTATCCCTCACAAATGTTAAaggttggctgtgtgtgtgtgtgtgtgtgtgcgcgcgcacgcgcgcgcgcatacacacacacacacacacacacacacatatttttttttgtttttgtttttttcaagacagggtttctctgtgtagtttaggtgcttgtcctggatctcgctctgtaggccaggctagcctcaaactcacagagatccacctggctctgcctcctgagtgctgggattaaaggtgtgtgccaccgccacctggccagatgtatatatatttaatacaatcatttgcatatgtgttatgcccccaccccaccccgagctCACCAGCTGCAGAGTGCTCTCTGTGAGTAAAAACTTGCCACGGGtactagagacatggctcagcaattaagagcactggctgctcttccagaggacctgggtttaattcccagtacccacatgacagctcacaatgatctgtaactccagccccaagaattgACTTCTAGGTTTTACTGGAACCAGGCacacatgagtgtacacacaagcaaaacactcatgtgtaaaatgaaaggtttaaaaaaaaaaaaacaaaacaagacaaaacaaaaaaccactctgCCGCAGCTGGGCTGGGAACACTGCTAAGTggctgagcacttgcctagcacagaGACCAGATCTGAGCTCTAACACTGCAAGAAAACCACAATACAAATCTACCACGGCAAGACCACAGCAACTAAGAAAGGCTAAATGGATAAAAACTGccctcttttttcttatttttctttcatagtactgtggattgaacccaggacactGCACACCCTCGGTGAGTGTTCTTATCAAACAACAGAGCCCAAGCCCTAAACCGTTCATTTCACTGGCAATTTCATCCTACAGTTTTCCAGAGCTACACGTGTGCAAGAGGCCTGTGCACAGGTGAGGCTGACTGTTCACACTCACTGACACTCAGGGCCTCAGCCTCAGGTTCCTCTCACGTTCCCCATGTTACATTCTCTTCTGGCAGACCCACATGATAGACACGCACAAAGGAGTGAAATCATGGGGCTCAAAAATGGACTGGTGTGGGAGCTTGGCTCAGTAGGTAACCCatcagttcaaatccccagaacatACACAAAATGGGCATGGCtatacacacctgtaaccccagtgactgggggtggggagggtgaccGATGGGAATTggtggctgccagcctagctccagattcagtgagagactaccTCAAAGGAATAAGGACAGGGGCAGATCTGGACACACCATGTCAATGTCCTCCTCTGAGTGCACAAGTGGatccatatacatgtacataccccccccccacacacacacacacactagactgGTGCAGGTTGCCTATGTCTGTAATTTCAATACTAGTTAAAAGCCATGATCCCAAGAGGCCTTTTTCTCTGGCTTCCAGTACAGCCTGTAGCTCAATGCAGCAGCTGCCACAGAGACCTTCGCATACCAACAGACATGCATGCtccattttctctgcttttctgagTCCCTTACGCTTAAATTCCACAGGTTTCTCATGGCTTAGAACCAAAGAGATGAAGAATCAACTCATGCCTGCCTCCACCTATACAAGGTCCAGAGCCTGAGGCCTGGCTGTGTTCACACCAAGCAGGCAGGGCTTCCTGACTCTGTTGTGTATGTTTTGAGATGGAAGAaggggactggggatgtagctcagctgctagcatgcttgcctggcatgtatgaggccctgggtttgagtcccagtgCTGTGTTAGCTGggagcagtggtgcatgcctatcatcccagcacttgagatgtggAAACAGAAGAAGACCGGAAGTTCACGGTCATCTTCAGTGACATTAGaatgagttggagaccagcctcgAACCCTTACCTCAGGAGGAAGGGTTCAAACCCAAAGCCCTGTATGAGATACCTGAACCTGGCTCCCTCTGGCTCCCAAAATACAACATCCTCTTGTTGGAGACAATTTGGCatggtcagaggacatctttccAGGTAGACAGAAAGGACCATGGATGCCTCTGCACAGCCCTGTACCCAGAGCCACATGCATCTCCAGCCCATCTGATGAAAGGGGggaccacacagccagccaggtcTAATGACAAGGAGctcagagtgtgtgtgtacaccctgGAAGGAGGGACAAGCCACGTGGCCCAGAGAAATGAGGTCCCAAATACCAGAAGGAGTATGTGACTGGGTTGGACACTGGCCCTGGGGGGCTGAAACACCATCTCAGatctccacccctaccccaccaaaacagaaaa is a genomic window of Peromyscus maniculatus bairdii isolate BWxNUB_F1_BW_parent chromosome 5, HU_Pman_BW_mat_3.1, whole genome shotgun sequence containing:
- the Gpr137b gene encoding integral membrane protein GPR137B isoform X2; this translates as MEPPPWEPVRNDSLPPTLSPAVPPYVKLGLTAVYTAFYALLFVFIYAQLWLVLRYRHKRLSYQSVFLFLCLFWASLRTVLFSFYFRDFVAANSFSPFVFWLLYCFPVCLQFFTLTLMNLYFTQVIFKAKSKYSPELLKYRLPLYLASLFISLVFLLVNLTCAVLVKTGTWERKVIVSVRVAINDTLFVLCAISLSICLYKISKMSLANIYLESKGSSVCQVTAIGVTVILLYASRACYNLFILSFSQIKNVHSFDYDWYNVSDQVSGAWQGAACIPHQWDVVRYCLRGTRSVGTRLVGRSECCLLEGQTPCFCWCTVLGVQKETNIFPTPWELMGH